The Winogradskyella schleiferi genome has a window encoding:
- the paaZ gene encoding phenylacetic acid degradation bifunctional protein PaaZ produces the protein MNKIQHYVQGQWTTGKEEGTPILDAITGEAFSSVATEGLDIPEILNYGRTKGGEKLRKMTFQERGSMLKKLAFYLTKRKEAFYELSYRTGATRVDSWIDIEGGFGNLFANASLRKLFPNQPYHVEGEAIDLSRGGRFMAHHIMVPKKGVAVHINAFNFPVWGMLEKCAVNWMAGVPAVVLPAPSSSYLAEAVAREIIASGILPEGALQIINGTVKTILDTVESQDVVTFTGSAKTGRLLKAHPRLIQESVPFTMEADSLNASILGEDAVPGTPEFDLFIKEVRKEMTVKCGQKCTAIRRIIVPENLVEDVQIQLGKALDKVTIGDPRLKEVRMGSLVSQQQVQAVRDSVNDLAKEAQIVYGDLDKIETIGADATKGAFMSPILLRSDHPFQNTIIHEREAFGPVSTIMPYKNLDEAITLAQMGKGSLVSSIATYDDKIAKDYVINAASHHGRILVINREMSKESTGHGSPLPYLVHGGPGRAGGGEEMGGMRGIKHYLQRTAIQGSPTTLTEITGIYQQNATYKEAEQHPFKYHWEDIQPGMSMKTHKRTLTDTDIINFSNLTWDHFYAHTDITSLDGSIFEKRTAHGYFIISAAAGLFVYPNKGPVSANYGLEDCRFLRPLYHNDTIYVRLTCKQKVNRDVASAEHPSGIVKWYAEIFDANNDEKVAFATVLTMVQKKQDVFTEMTEEKIEELLSKLKEDTKPKWGIMTPQHMIEHLEYTYKITSGDIQDFEIATPEKILEKVHASLYNYDKFPKNSQFPQLEKDKLDDLKHPDLETAIEKFKAQREKYLEYFKEYPDAKLKNLVFGELNRYESYLLERKHLNHHFEQFDLL, from the coding sequence ATGAACAAGATTCAACATTACGTTCAGGGACAATGGACCACAGGAAAAGAAGAAGGCACACCAATCCTAGATGCCATAACAGGCGAAGCATTTTCAAGCGTTGCTACTGAAGGCTTGGATATTCCCGAAATTCTAAACTACGGAAGAACCAAAGGAGGCGAAAAACTTCGTAAAATGACCTTTCAGGAAAGAGGAAGCATGCTAAAAAAATTGGCATTCTACCTTACCAAAAGAAAAGAAGCTTTTTATGAGTTAAGTTACAGAACTGGAGCCACACGAGTGGATAGCTGGATAGACATCGAAGGTGGTTTTGGAAACTTATTTGCCAATGCATCTTTAAGGAAGTTATTCCCTAACCAACCCTATCACGTCGAAGGTGAGGCTATCGATTTGTCTCGTGGCGGACGCTTTATGGCACATCATATTATGGTGCCAAAAAAAGGCGTTGCTGTTCATATCAATGCTTTTAATTTTCCGGTTTGGGGCATGTTAGAAAAATGTGCGGTTAATTGGATGGCAGGTGTTCCTGCTGTGGTGTTGCCTGCACCTTCATCGTCCTATTTAGCGGAAGCCGTAGCACGGGAAATTATTGCTTCGGGAATTTTACCCGAAGGCGCACTACAAATCATCAACGGAACGGTTAAAACCATTTTAGATACCGTAGAATCCCAAGATGTCGTCACATTCACAGGTTCTGCAAAAACAGGACGTTTGCTCAAAGCGCATCCAAGATTAATACAAGAATCGGTTCCTTTTACGATGGAAGCTGATTCCCTTAATGCATCCATTTTAGGAGAAGATGCCGTTCCTGGAACACCAGAATTTGATTTATTCATCAAAGAAGTTAGAAAAGAAATGACCGTAAAATGCGGTCAAAAATGTACGGCTATTAGACGAATCATTGTTCCTGAAAATTTGGTTGAAGATGTTCAAATTCAATTAGGAAAAGCATTGGATAAAGTAACTATTGGAGACCCAAGATTGAAAGAAGTCAGAATGGGTTCTTTAGTAAGTCAGCAACAAGTGCAAGCGGTTAGAGATTCGGTAAATGATTTAGCTAAAGAAGCACAAATTGTGTATGGCGATTTAGATAAAATTGAAACCATTGGTGCAGATGCTACAAAAGGTGCATTTATGAGCCCGATTTTACTGAGGTCAGACCATCCATTTCAAAATACAATCATCCACGAACGTGAAGCATTTGGTCCAGTAAGTACCATTATGCCTTATAAAAACTTAGACGAAGCGATAACTTTAGCACAAATGGGTAAAGGGTCTTTGGTATCTTCCATTGCAACTTACGATGACAAAATTGCTAAAGACTATGTTATAAATGCCGCATCACATCACGGACGCATCTTAGTAATTAATCGCGAAATGTCCAAAGAAAGTACAGGTCATGGTTCGCCTCTACCCTATTTGGTTCATGGTGGTCCAGGTCGTGCTGGTGGTGGAGAAGAAATGGGAGGCATGCGTGGAATTAAACATTATTTACAACGTACAGCCATTCAAGGTTCGCCAACAACACTAACAGAAATTACAGGTATTTATCAACAAAACGCAACATACAAAGAAGCAGAACAACATCCATTTAAGTACCATTGGGAAGACATTCAACCAGGCATGTCCATGAAAACCCATAAGCGCACTTTAACCGATACCGACATTATCAATTTTTCCAATTTAACTTGGGATCATTTTTATGCGCACACAGATATTACCTCATTAGACGGCAGTATTTTCGAAAAAAGAACGGCTCATGGTTATTTCATAATTTCGGCTGCAGCCGGATTGTTTGTCTATCCAAATAAAGGACCAGTTTCTGCAAATTATGGACTGGAAGATTGTAGATTCCTGCGTCCCTTGTATCACAATGATACTATTTACGTACGTTTAACGTGTAAACAGAAAGTGAATAGAGATGTTGCTTCGGCAGAACATCCAAGTGGAATCGTAAAATGGTATGCCGAAATTTTTGATGCTAACAATGATGAGAAAGTAGCCTTTGCAACGGTACTTACAATGGTTCAGAAAAAGCAAGACGTTTTTACTGAAATGACTGAAGAAAAAATAGAAGAATTACTTTCAAAACTTAAAGAAGACACCAAACCAAAATGGGGTATCATGACACCTCAACACATGATTGAACATTTGGAATACACCTATAAAATTACTTCTGGAGACATTCAGGATTTTGAAATTGCTACACCAGAAAAAATTCTAGAAAAAGTACATGCGAGTTTATACAACTATGATAAGTTTCCAAAAAACTCTCAGTTTCCACAATTGGAAAAAGACAAATTAGATGATTTAAAACATCCTGATTTAGAAACAGCGATTGAAAAATTTAAAGCACAAAGAGAAAAATATTTAGAGTATTTTAAAGAATATCCAGATGCTAAATTGAAGAATTTGGTATTTGGTGAGTTGAACAGATATGAATCGTATTTATTGGAGCGGAAGCACCTGAATCATCATTTTGAACAGTTTGATTTGCTATAG
- a CDS encoding GIY-YIG nuclease family protein — protein sequence MKHYVYIITNKKHGVLYTGETVRLKKRIYQHKTKAHPNSFSARYNLNKLAYFEEHKTESEAKKREIQMKKWNRSWKIDLIEKMNPDWKDLYNQLK from the coding sequence ATGAAACATTACGTCTATATTATTACAAACAAAAAGCATGGCGTTTTGTACACTGGAGAAACTGTTAGATTAAAGAAAAGAATATATCAACATAAAACAAAGGCGCATCCAAATTCTTTTTCAGCGAGATATAATTTAAACAAACTTGCTTATTTTGAAGAACATAAGACCGAATCCGAAGCTAAAAAACGTGAAATACAGATGAAGAAATGGAACAGAAGTTGGAAAATAGATTTAATAGAAAAAATGAATCCTGATTGGAAGGATTTATATAATCAATTAAAATAA
- a CDS encoding enoyl-CoA hydratase/isomerase family protein, whose translation MSNPYVKLNIENKIGYIEFFHPAHNSLPGDVLAKLAKTITEAGKNDDIKVIVLKSGGDRTFCAGASFNELININDAATGKVFFSGFANVINAMRKCPKFIIGRIQGKTVGGGVGLAASTDYCMATKFASIKLSELNIGIGPFVVGPAIERKMGLSAMSQIAIDANTFYPPEFAKQKGLYTHVFDTTEALDDAVKATAEHLCTYNTEAMLEMKKVFWKGTDDWDDLLAERAETSGRLVLSDFTKEKLKGFK comes from the coding sequence ATGAGTAATCCTTACGTAAAATTAAATATTGAAAACAAAATAGGCTACATAGAATTCTTCCATCCTGCACATAATTCCTTACCAGGTGATGTTTTAGCCAAACTAGCCAAAACCATAACCGAAGCAGGAAAAAACGACGACATCAAAGTCATCGTACTAAAAAGTGGAGGGGACAGAACATTCTGCGCAGGCGCCAGTTTTAACGAACTCATAAATATCAACGATGCAGCTACAGGGAAAGTATTCTTTTCAGGTTTCGCCAATGTGATTAACGCCATGCGAAAGTGTCCAAAATTCATCATTGGTCGCATCCAAGGAAAAACCGTTGGTGGTGGTGTTGGATTGGCCGCTTCAACCGATTATTGTATGGCTACTAAGTTTGCATCCATCAAACTAAGCGAATTAAATATTGGAATTGGGCCTTTTGTTGTTGGGCCAGCCATAGAACGTAAAATGGGATTAAGTGCCATGTCACAAATCGCCATTGATGCCAACACATTTTACCCACCAGAATTCGCAAAACAAAAAGGCTTATATACGCATGTTTTCGATACAACGGAAGCCTTAGACGACGCCGTCAAGGCAACAGCGGAACACTTATGTACTTACAATACAGAAGCTATGCTTGAAATGAAAAAAGTCTTCTGGAAAGGTACAGATGATTGGGATGACTTATTAGCAGAGCGCGCCGAAACTAGCGGAAGATTGGTTTTGAGTGATTTTACTAAAGAAAAATTAAAAGGGTTTAAATAA
- a CDS encoding T9SS type A sorting domain-containing protein, producing the protein MRAFFVIIFILINCFISLAQNIDYTTRIVRFYAGNCSTEFGTEEHTWQGWLSDNVNTAETYSGCIQRNYNGSVIQSGSYALRTRNNTNATQLRARIDAWEDDTGSRCMYDPGNIFTGGDDCRVSQISYFNFTNPLEYQYINNTVTVGTGDYNMSVFYQYRYSMTTLPAATEYNVTNLITGGTRPFWGCRGNWAAVGSDCAASGTIGNNQTSSFTTTVSCQSQVSFRWRVSSEANYDFLKVYVNGVERTSISGTVGWTLVTLPLDYGNNTVEWRYEKDGSVSSGLDRGFIDDISFTNATSVDPGSVTGGETFNIIGNPGNLVNVANGQAYSASLNYQWQYSNDGITSWFNIGGATGSSYNPPADLTTTRYYRRRIQDQCGNLDYSNILQVEILPQFVYDSGYWDPYDPGTTSFPSNTTHSVIIRENTTQTNSFLTGNLIIDPGASLTVSGDIGLSVFYQVELNGILDLGENGQLIQSNSSALILGANGALRKTRNGNPNLYRYTYWGSPVSNPGATANSGHNISSVMNDGTTGIPRPLNFTASNVNDGIPGDISTPATISSKWLYAFRNLTNDYSNWEQITPGTILSSGQGFTMKGTQTATGTQPFIFVGTPNNGDITLGITANNNYLISNPYPSAIDSHRFLLDNPDLDGTLYFWEHYGGDTHILSGYQGGYATYNFSGGVGAPSIASPDPEVSGDGTPVKIPGRYIPVAQGFFVEATTTGSFTFGNNQRAYVSELPTQSVFVRSANATSSENVQPDNRTKIRLGMTSPDFGHRQLLLTVDPAASYGVDKYYDGPSFEVLPNDFAFFLNNGHYGIQGIPSINLNDDIPLVIDITDTGLYNIGLDELENWDEDQNIYLYDSASAIYYDLRVADANISLTNNQYIGRFSLRFNNSTLSATINEAIEDVLSVYQPKNRNRIVIQLSSQGYRLEKVNLINVNGRVILNAKSNVLLNRDNQWLVSTDGLSSGAYILQMKINGTYHTRKLIIK; encoded by the coding sequence ATGAGAGCTTTTTTTGTTATTATTTTCATTCTTATTAATTGTTTTATAAGTCTAGCCCAAAATATAGATTACACTACTAGAATTGTCAGGTTTTATGCGGGTAACTGTTCGACTGAATTCGGTACTGAAGAACATACCTGGCAAGGCTGGTTGAGTGATAATGTTAATACTGCTGAGACCTATTCTGGTTGTATCCAAAGAAATTATAATGGTTCTGTAATTCAATCGGGATCATACGCTCTTAGAACAAGAAATAATACTAACGCAACCCAATTGCGCGCAAGAATAGATGCTTGGGAAGATGATACTGGAAGTAGATGTATGTATGATCCTGGAAATATTTTTACTGGTGGAGACGACTGCCGTGTATCTCAAATTTCTTACTTCAATTTCACTAATCCATTAGAATATCAGTATATTAATAATACTGTAACCGTTGGTACTGGCGATTATAACATGAGCGTGTTTTATCAATATCGTTATAGTATGACAACATTACCAGCTGCTACTGAATACAATGTTACTAATTTAATTACTGGTGGAACTAGACCATTCTGGGGCTGTAGGGGCAATTGGGCTGCTGTAGGGTCAGACTGTGCGGCATCAGGAACTATAGGTAATAACCAAACATCTTCTTTTACAACTACCGTAAGTTGTCAATCACAAGTAAGTTTTAGATGGCGCGTAAGTAGTGAGGCGAATTATGATTTTCTAAAAGTTTATGTGAATGGTGTTGAACGTACGTCAATAAGTGGAACAGTTGGTTGGACATTAGTAACCCTACCTTTAGACTACGGTAACAATACCGTAGAGTGGCGTTATGAGAAGGATGGAAGTGTCTCTTCGGGTTTAGATCGTGGTTTTATAGATGACATAAGTTTTACAAATGCTACCTCTGTCGATCCTGGATCAGTGACTGGTGGAGAAACCTTTAATATTATTGGTAATCCTGGAAATTTAGTAAACGTCGCAAATGGCCAAGCATACAGTGCTAGTCTAAATTATCAATGGCAATATAGTAATGATGGTATTACAAGTTGGTTCAATATTGGTGGTGCTACAGGATCATCTTACAATCCGCCAGCAGATCTTACCACAACTAGATATTATAGAAGAAGAATTCAAGATCAGTGTGGTAATTTAGACTACTCTAATATTTTACAAGTAGAGATACTTCCGCAATTTGTTTATGATTCTGGATACTGGGATCCTTACGATCCAGGCACAACGTCGTTTCCAAGCAATACCACACACTCCGTAATTATAAGAGAAAATACTACTCAGACTAATTCATTCTTAACAGGTAATCTAATTATTGATCCAGGCGCATCGCTTACAGTATCTGGAGATATAGGGCTTAGTGTTTTCTACCAAGTTGAACTAAATGGAATTTTAGATCTAGGTGAGAATGGCCAACTCATACAATCCAATTCCTCTGCTTTGATCTTAGGTGCAAATGGAGCGTTGAGAAAAACAAGAAATGGAAACCCTAACCTCTATCGTTATACCTATTGGGGAAGTCCTGTCTCTAATCCTGGAGCAACAGCAAATTCAGGGCATAATATCAGCAGCGTAATGAATGATGGAACAACAGGTATTCCAAGACCACTAAATTTTACAGCATCTAATGTAAATGATGGAATTCCAGGAGATATTTCTACACCAGCAACTATTTCAAGTAAATGGCTTTATGCCTTTAGAAATCTCACTAATGATTATTCTAACTGGGAACAAATAACACCAGGTACCATTCTGTCATCTGGACAAGGCTTTACTATGAAAGGTACGCAGACAGCCACAGGTACACAACCATTTATATTTGTAGGTACACCCAACAATGGTGATATTACCTTGGGTATAACAGCAAATAACAATTATCTAATTTCCAATCCTTATCCAAGTGCCATTGATTCGCATCGATTTTTGTTAGATAATCCAGATTTAGATGGTACACTCTACTTTTGGGAACATTACGGAGGAGATACACACATACTTTCTGGTTATCAAGGTGGTTATGCCACTTATAATTTTTCTGGAGGCGTTGGTGCTCCTTCAATTGCCTCACCAGATCCAGAAGTTTCGGGAGATGGTACTCCTGTCAAGATTCCAGGTAGGTACATTCCTGTAGCACAAGGTTTTTTCGTAGAGGCGACCACTACGGGTTCTTTTACCTTTGGTAATAATCAGCGTGCTTACGTTTCAGAATTACCAACACAAAGTGTATTTGTTCGATCTGCGAATGCAACTAGTTCAGAGAATGTTCAACCAGATAACAGAACAAAAATTAGACTTGGTATGACAAGTCCTGACTTCGGTCATAGACAATTATTACTTACTGTAGATCCAGCTGCTTCTTATGGTGTTGATAAATATTATGATGGACCATCTTTTGAAGTTTTGCCTAATGATTTCGCCTTCTTCTTAAATAATGGACATTATGGTATTCAAGGTATTCCATCTATAAATTTAAATGATGATATTCCCTTGGTAATAGACATTACTGATACAGGACTTTATAATATAGGATTAGATGAATTGGAGAATTGGGATGAAGATCAAAACATCTATCTTTATGATAGTGCATCAGCTATCTATTACGACCTTAGAGTAGCTGACGCAAATATTAGTTTAACAAATAATCAATATATTGGACGATTTTCTTTAAGGTTTAACAATTCAACATTATCTGCAACTATTAACGAAGCCATTGAAGATGTATTATCAGTCTATCAACCTAAGAATAGGAATAGAATTGTTATCCAGTTAAGTTCTCAAGGTTATCGCTTAGAAAAAGTAAACCTGATTAATGTTAATGGAAGGGTTATTCTTAATGCAAAATCCAATGTGTTATTAAACAGAGATAATCAATGGTTGGTTTCTACAGATGGATTGTCGTCTGGTGCTTATATCTTACAAATGAAGATTAATGGAACCTATCACACGAGAAAGTTAATTATTAAATAA
- a CDS encoding acyltransferase — protein sequence MAIYSFKGYIPVIHKTSFVHPLAAVTGNVIIGKNCYIGPGAAIRGDWGQIILEDGVNVQENCTIHMFPGKSITLKESAHIGHGAIIHGANLGKNCLIGMNTVIMDDAEIGDECIIGAMSFVKAETKIPYRSLVVGNPAKVIRGITDEMIAWKTKGTQLYQQLPRDCHETLKEVEPLREVPEHMKVQEATYQTLRDTFKT from the coding sequence ATGGCAATTTATTCATTCAAAGGTTACATTCCTGTAATACATAAAACTAGTTTCGTACATCCATTAGCTGCAGTAACCGGCAACGTCATCATCGGCAAAAATTGTTACATTGGACCAGGCGCAGCCATTCGTGGTGATTGGGGACAAATTATTTTGGAAGATGGCGTGAATGTGCAGGAAAATTGTACAATTCACATGTTTCCAGGAAAGTCCATTACACTAAAAGAAAGTGCTCATATTGGTCACGGAGCCATTATTCATGGCGCAAATTTGGGCAAAAATTGTCTTATAGGAATGAACACCGTAATCATGGATGATGCCGAAATAGGCGATGAATGCATTATAGGCGCCATGTCTTTTGTAAAAGCCGAAACTAAAATTCCGTATAGAAGTTTAGTCGTTGGCAATCCTGCAAAAGTGATACGAGGAATTACTGATGAAATGATTGCATGGAAAACCAAAGGCACACAACTATATCAACAATTACCAAGAGATTGTCATGAAACTTTAAAAGAAGTTGAGCCACTTCGAGAAGTTCCAGAACACATGAAAGTTCAAGAGGCTACTTATCAAACACTTCGAGACACTTTTAAAACGTGA
- a CDS encoding Lrp/AsnC family transcriptional regulator — translation MAHILDKIDTKILEILQENSNRTTKSIAAELGMTTSPIFERIKKLEKEGYIEKYVAVLNNKKIGLKLTVFIGITLQGHTRSYLEKFVKEINNFPEVIECHRVSGNFDYLLKLVVEDIEAYETFIISKLTLLPYLGNVQSLIALSTSKETNAIDLSRVL, via the coding sequence ATGGCTCATATTCTTGATAAAATTGACACTAAAATTCTCGAAATACTTCAAGAAAACAGTAATCGTACAACAAAAAGTATTGCTGCTGAACTTGGAATGACCACCTCTCCAATTTTTGAACGGATTAAAAAACTTGAAAAAGAAGGTTATATAGAAAAATATGTTGCTGTTTTGAACAATAAAAAGATAGGTCTAAAACTTACCGTTTTTATTGGGATTACCTTGCAAGGCCACACACGCAGTTATTTAGAAAAATTTGTCAAGGAAATAAACAATTTTCCCGAAGTTATAGAATGTCACAGAGTAAGTGGGAATTTTGATTATTTACTGAAGTTAGTGGTGGAAGATATTGAAGCTTACGAAACCTTTATCATTTCCAAATTAACGTTGCTTCCATACTTGGGAAATGTGCAGAGTTTGATTGCTTTATCCACAAGTAAAGAAACTAATGCGATTGATTTGAGTCGGGTTTTGTAA